From Nocardia sp. NBC_00416:
TGCGCCGCGGTGAGTCATCGGCGCGCCGGCCGAAGCGCGACGCCGATCGGGTCCGGTGCGCCGCGTGTTGTGGCGGACCCCGGACGGGCGCCCGTCCGGCCGATAGGCTCGGGACACCCGCCGCACCGCCACCGGCGTCGGCCCGACCGCAGGAGATTCAGCACAGTGGGCACTGGTTCGATCCTCATCACCGGCGCGAGTTCCGGCCTGGGCGCGGAAATGGCCCGCCAGTTCGCCGCCCTCGGCTACGACCTGGCCCTCTGCGCTCGCCGGACGCAGCGCCTCGACGAACTCGCGCAGGAGATCGCGGTGGCCCATCCTCGGGTCAGAGTGCGGATCGCGGAGCTGGATGTCACCGATTTCGACGCCGTACCAAGAGTTTTCGATGAGTTGGCCGCCGATCTGGGTCGTCTCGACCGGGTGATCGTCAATGCCGGACTGGGCAAGGGCGTTCCGTTCGGCAAGGGCGGTGACCGTCCGAACCGGCAGACCGCCGTCACCAACTTCGTGGGCGCCATGGCTCAGATGGAAGCCGCCATGAAGATCTTCCGTGCCCAGGGCGGCGGCCATCTGGTGGTGATCTCC
This genomic window contains:
- a CDS encoding SDR family oxidoreductase, whose protein sequence is MGTGSILITGASSGLGAEMARQFAALGYDLALCARRTQRLDELAQEIAVAHPRVRVRIAELDVTDFDAVPRVFDELAADLGRLDRVIVNAGLGKGVPFGKGGDRPNRQTAVTNFVGAMAQMEAAMKIFRAQGGGHLVVISSISAVRGMPKTMTSYAASKAGVAAMAEGIAAERVPGVDVSIIFPGYIASEMNDKAAHPPTFLVDTETGVRSMVSAIEKRRFKAYTPAWPWVPLAYAMKVLPLSIVRRLAGM